One genomic window of Indicator indicator isolate 239-I01 chromosome 11, UM_Iind_1.1, whole genome shotgun sequence includes the following:
- the LOC128969836 gene encoding prostatic acid phosphatase-like: MWLSSPSRILYLSFPVILILLEQTSAERTLKFVVAVFRHGDRTPIITFPTDPHKESEWPQGFGQLTTTGMQQLFELGQYTRSRYSSFLNSTYNRQEFYIQSTDYDRTIMSAQSYLSGLFPPTSSQIWNPKLLWQPIPVHTLQKSTDRRLHFPLPDCPRFDELQNETQTSNEFQTRIQPYMDFLQTMAVNTGLELNHLKILDNFQLWNTYDALHCEGIHNYTLPGWATKDVIDKMEKLAELALLSLFGLYKTEEKSRLQGGVLVNTILNSIKQAANSSKQRKMEVYSAHDTTVGALQIALNIFNGKLPPYAACHFFELYQESSGRYSIEMHYRNDSSKDPYLLTLPGCTSSCPLEKFAELVSSIITENWSKECGKKDKTKDIFIGFDVAVSLLVILDLVLLYLLYHYRRCRSRNDYQSI, from the exons ATGTGGCTTTCCAGCCCATCCAGGATCCTCTACTTGTCTTTTCCTGTGATCCTCATTCTGCTTGAGCAGACCTCTGCAGAGAGAACACTGAAGTTTGTGGTTGCA GTTTTCCGGCACGGGGACCGAACGCCGATCATCACCTTCCCGACTGATCCACACAAGGAAAGCGAATGGCCCCAGGGATTTGGACAGCTTACCACA ACCGGGATGCAGCAGCTCTTTGAGCTCGGCCAGTACACGAGGAGCAGATACTCCAGCTTTCTGAACAGCACCTACAACCGCCAAGAG TTCTACATCCAAAGCACAGATTATGATCGCACCATTATGAGTGCCCAGTCATACCTTTCTGGCCTCTTCCCACCAACTAGCAGCCAGATTTGGAATCCTAAGCTTCTctggcaacccattccagttcACACTTTGCAGAAATCCACAGACCGG AGGCTGCATTTTCCCCTGCCTGACTGTCCACGCTTTGATGAGCTTCAGAACGAAACACAAACATCTAATGAATTTCAAACCAGAATACAACCATACATG GATTTTTTACAAACAATGGCAGTTAACACAGGGCTTGAACTAAACCATCTTAAAATCCTGGACAACTTCCAGCTCTGGAATACATATGATGCTCTGCACTGTGAG GGTATTCACAATTACACTCTCCCTGGATGGGCCACCAAAGATGTCATTGACAAGATGGAAAAGCTGGCAGAGTTGGCCTTGTTATCACTATTTGGACTttacaaaacagaagagaaatcaCGACTTCAGGGAG GTGTCCTTGTGAATACCATTTTAAATAGCATTAAACAAGCTGCCAAttcttcaaaacaaagaaaaatggagGTCTACTCTGCA cATGACACCACAGTTGGGGCCCTCCAGATCGCTCTCAATATTTTCAATGGCAAACTGCCACCATATGCTGCTTGCCACTTCTTTGAACTCTACCAAGAAAGCAGTGG GCGATACAGCATTGAAATGCACTACCGGAACGACTCCTCAAAGGACCCCTACCTGCTCACCCTGCCAGGATGCACCTCTTCTTGCCCACTTGAGAAGTTTGCTGAACTAGTCTCATCCATAATTACAGAAAATTGGTCAAAAGAATGTGGgaagaaagacaaaacaaaag ACATTTTCATCGGGTTCGACGTTGCTGTCAGTCTGTTGGTCATTCTGGACCTTGTACTGCTCTACCTCCTGTACCACTACAGAcgctgcaggagcaggaacgATTACCAAAGCATTTaa